The genomic window GCCATTGCTCAAGAAGATATTCCCCGGGTCTTCagccaagaaggaagagcCGTCCAATGACAGCAGCGAGCTCATCACCTTTACCAATTTCAACATGTTTGCTCCAAAAGCCAGACGAGGGCACTGGAGTACTACAGTCGGAACcgagattcatcaagaggCAGACGACCAAAGCGAGCGGAGCATCCTCAAACGAGCCCCTGAAGAAGGCGAAAACATTGAGGTTGCTCACCGTCTAAGTCGAGGAGCTTGTAGGACGCAGTCCAACGATTCACCGCATCACATTAAGAAGACAATAGAGGTTGACGTCATTTACGATCAACCATGAATCTTCTGTCACTTCGATTCTCGATATTGCGCGATTAATACCTACATGTATTTCGAATGCGGACGAGATACACAGCTGTGTATTTTATATACCTGCCGAAGCTCAAAGGCTGGGCTTGCCCTGTGATTGTGCTGCTTTTATATAGCTGGAAGAGCAAGCATTGCACCTAAAACGCTAGAGATGTTTAGCGATCTAGACAAGAATTGAGTTGATTTCGGTTAGGTATTTTGATGAACTCTGGGAGCCGACTTTGCATGGCGTCCCGGACCACTTTACGTCCCTTTTCCTGTAGGCGAATGACAAAAGTTCGACGGCGACATGGATCGTCAGGGAGCACAATGTTAGTGTCGCCGGACTGGATTGTTGGTTTACAACTCCGCATTGCTGACGAGCCTGCCATTAGCCGGAAGCTGGGGAGAGAATCAAGGGCCTGTGTCTAGAACTATCTTCCGCGATTGCCATTGAAATGGCTATGTTATTTAAATGTGTCTGTTTGTTGCTCCTGCCCGATGGCCCACGGGAAATATCAGTCTCATCTAGTCCATCATCGACAAGTCTATAGAACTGGTTGGAGGCTCAGTCTCCTGACGCCAGTGACGAAGACAAGACTCGCTTCGAAGCAGCTTTTGACGCAGAGCTATGGTTGATTCGCTGGAAGTCGATGACCCTGATGCGCTGGTTACCGCGTGAATGACAAAACATACGCCCAAGACGCCATACATGAGTGAGTGTATATTCTTCGGCAGTACAAGTACAGCTGCGAATGACTCTGGCCAATAGAGCTGGATTACGAAGTACGTGGGTGTACGTTCGGGCCATCAGCGGCAGGGGATAGGCAGCATGCTCGTCCAGTCTGGTATCAAAGAGGAAACAAACTCGGCATTGGCTTGTACCTGGTGACTATGGGAGGCAGTGCGTGCAATCTTTAAAAGAAGTATCggctcgaggagcttgatTTTCGGAGCCAAGATCTGATGCAATGGGGTGTCGAGGGGACTTGTGACACTTGGATTTTGAGAAAGCACAATGAGGCGTGAAAATGTACTTATGTTCACACTGTGTACTTGGTACTGTTCTGGCAGTAACAACCTTGGAATCTTGGAAATGCAGTAAACGACATGGACGTCTATAACGATAACGATACGCCAGACAGACCTAGCCATATAGTTGAAAGGTGACTATCCTTACAACACGACCAACAGTATTGCCACTAAACTATATGTATAAACGTTAGTACCTCTGTTCATATTTAGCCGTGGCTTAACCAGCGTTTAACCAAGGCCGGGCCCAGTCGACCGAGGGGTCTTGCAGAGGGCTACAGGAGGGTTATAGCTTGAGGGCACATGGGGCTTACAGGGCGTCATCTAGCCTCAAGCTTATATAGCGATATATATTACTGAATCATTCACTTCCCTGCAATATCGCAACTATTAGCGATTTGCCAGGGAACACCGCAAGTCGGGCGTGAAATATCGCAAAAGCCCAAATATCGCTACTAGGGATCATGGTTCCAACCATGGTGTACCGTAATCACAATTTGTCAACTCACAAACAACCAcaccgccaccgccgccagaaAACTCACCACGGATAGCCACGTCAGGTATCTCGAAGCAAACAGAGGGGGGGGTTGGCCATTTCTAGTTGCAATGCAATACTCCCTGGGCCCACGCGTCCCGAGAACTTGACCACTTTGAGCGAGGCGATCCTGCTGCAGTCGGATTCATGGCTCCTCGGGCCAAGGGGCCTGGACCTCTTCAAGCCGCTCTTGAGGCCGCTTGGAAGGGAGTCGCCTCTGTGCATACAGAAGTGAGCCTTGTTCGAATATCTACCGCTGGCACCCGCCGAGAACGACTCAGAGCACTGCTTTCTGAGCTGCAATTCCTGTGTGGCCTCTTGAACTGCATCTTCTGTCTGTCTCTCAACTTgcaggcaccagaccaggAACCTGTCAGCGGCCCGTTCGACTATGCCATTTTGGCCGGCATCGCGCATGTGGTCAAGGACATTGCGGATAACTCGGCCACGGCCCCGGACGATGGATTGGTCACGATGACGGTGAATGTGAGGTTTTATAGAGACCTAGTTTCACAAATCGCGACCTTTGCGGCCTACGACCTGGCCACCCTTCACCAAACCCTCCTAGAGGGACGTCCCACCCCGCCCTCAACCTCGACAGCTCCCACCGTGGAAGATCTTGTTCCTTCTCTGGAGAAATGGCTAGACGTGCTAAACTCTAGGCACTATGATCGTACTATGCTCGAGTGGGCTTCCGAGCGTGGCTTGGTTCGGGCCCGTCGAGAGTTTGACCCCGGGTACCAACGTGCCGTGACGGGATGGGTCAAGTTTGCGAGGACCAACTGGGAGCCCATCAGGGCTTCTGTGAAGCAGCTTTTTGCTATTCCGGCTACCAATAATTTCATACAGTGGGCTGTCGAGTTCGCCAGATCTTCGTGGCCTTGCGTCTATGACTTTGATGCGCCTACAGCTCAGCCCGTCGTCGCGTTGGTGAATGATGTATCCTTGGGCAAAGTCACTCCTCTACATTATGCTTCCATGATGGGGCTGACTGGCGTTGTCACGGATCTCCTGTCTAATCTCCAGGACACCAACCTCGTCAATATGACTGGCCGTTTCGGGACCCCGTTATACTGCGCTTTGGTCGGGCCTCGTGTGATGCTATTTGGATGCGAGCCATCGTCCTGGGGCTCCTTGATTGTTGAAATGGAGCCTGCGGATGCAGCTCTCATCAAAGAACTATTGTCAAGCGGCGCTTCGGGAAACGCCAGCATCTGTATGCCAAACATGGAGAGCCCGATTCCACTGGCTCATATCGCATTTGTGGCGGCCACTATCCTCGAAGACCCCGACGTCTTCACCAAGGCCGTAGACACAACCCACCCCCTTCAAGAGGACTTCACCCTTATGCTGATTAGCTCCTCCATATTTGAAGACAAGGCTGGCTCAAAACccttcatgatggccaggcTTGCAACTGCAGCCTTTGACCAGGCCATGGTCAACGCTGGTGACAGTTTGCCGTGGGAGGGCGATGAGGTTTGCGGCGCTATTTGGGAGTTTATGTACCTACAAGACCTGGAATTCGACACGGAGGAGAATGTTTCGCTACCGTTTATCAGCGACGGCGACTTTGAGTCTGTGGTGCGGCAGTGCGTAATTGACGCTCACGCCGTCATCGGCGAGAAGGCCGTCTACCTTGAGCGACTGGTCAAGGACAGACGCTTCGATCCGAATCTTCTTGCTCgcgaggatggcgatgaagaaggcaCCATTTTGCATTTGGCCGTCAGTGGCATGAACCACGTCGTGCTGGACGAACTCTACCTCGCCTACGCTGATTTTACCGCCGTGGATTCGCAGGGCCGAACTCCCCTGATGGTCATCGAGCACCCGGCAACCTTGGAAGTCCTCGTAAAGCAGTACAAGGTCACGACTACGGCCAAGAATAACGACGGCCAGAACATTTGGCACCTCGCAGCTGCCACGAACGACGCCGCGATCCTCTCTTGGCTCTGCGAGAATGACCCAGACAAGTCCGCCAACATCAACGTCGTTAGCAACGCTGGCCGCACACCGCTAGCCGAAGCACTCTTGTGCTTTGCGATTCTCGACCGAGGTGGCCGGCACAAGCCaactgcggcggcggccaagacgctgCTAGACGAGGAACTAGTCGACACCAAGCTCGGGACCGCGAACCTGCCAATGACACTGGCGGACATTACCGCTCAGTGGGGAGATGCCGAGCTGGTCGCCAAGCTCATTGCCGCTGGTGTGGACATTTAAGCTGTCTTGTTTTGTCGCCTTTTTAACACAGCCCTTCCTCCCCCCTCCTTGAGCACACGAGAAATATGATCAATGATGCCACGAAAAAACAGCGGCGCGGAAAAGTACACTACTATGATGAGAGTATCACGAGGAATTTCATGTTCAAAAACAAATGGCATAGGAAAGGAGACTAGAGTTGGGCAAGGTCCTAGATTATGGTTTAGACATTTGTTGGACTCGGGTCGACACAATACCTGTGGGAATAATCTTTTGTAATTTGACAATTTTCTAACAACTTTAATGTGACGGCCTTGTAATGAACTTCTTTTATCGGGGCTATTTTGCCTGTCTGCTCGAGTTATAAAGGACGTAAGGTTTTTGATGCGGCCGCGGAGTACTTGTTTTCGGATATACTCATCGCGCAGCATAAAAACACCCACTCAACCCGACGTTCTCTCGTGGGAAATGGCTGACGGACCATGGCATACAGTAGGTGTTTGTGGTGGAACTGAAGGTATTTCACGTAAACTTGCCGGTCCTCGCTGACTTGCATCCGGAGACATTGACTTTGGCTTTTCGCCTCGAGGAAGAGTCATGACCCCTTTGGGATGTATCCCTGGTACTCGCCGATTTCGTCTCACCCCTAACCGCCATCTCGTCGACTGCACTAAGATAGTTGGCGCATCGTCCTGGCAAGAGTTTAGATTCCAATCTTGTTGTGGTCATGGATCAAGGCGGGATTGTGAAATGGGCACGCCGGAGAAGTTATTTCACGGTAGAGGGTGGTTCAGTCGCCTACAAGTGACGAAATCTAGACCCGTACGAAAGACATTTGTTTGtgcatctccatcttcatATTGTGTATGAGCTTCATCGTATATCCCGTACAAGACCATCAACCTATATCCCATGCAAACAGTCGCCCATATAACAAACACCCAGAAACGCCAAGCAATGCCATAATGCAACACATCGTCTGTAATAGTCCCGTTGTTTAACCCcatgtgccgccgccgccgcccctaCCACCTCTCCTCTGCGCACTCAATCTCCAGTCATCCTCGCCCGCAAACTTATTATACAGCGGCTGAATCCTCTCGGCCTGCTTCCGCTTACTCAGTCTATCGCTCGGCGCGACCTTGAAGAAGGTGGGTGCCGCCTCCACCAACCACTTGGGCTCAATGGACGACGTGCAATGCATGTACTCCTTGGTGGTCAAGACGAGATCGTGGTAAATCACCCACTCGGCCTGCTTGCCAAACAGCGCCGAGCTAGGGTGCAAATACACGGGCGTCCCCTCTGTAAGAGTCTTGTATCCCTCCTGGGGGTCCTTGCGCGCGGCGTTGCGGAAGAACCCCGAGCACATGGCGCGACGGACTTTATCCGTGTTGCGGCCGCACGAGACAATGGGGTGCTTGTAGCGTTCCATGATTTTGACAAGCTGGTCTCGGACGTCCTTGGCGCGGCGCATGGAGCGCGCCTGGATGAAGTTTTCAAAGCACCACGGGTTGGAGTAGGCGTTTTGTTTCCATGAATTGTAGACGTTAAGGAATGTGAGGTGGTCGCCGTGAGGGTCGTGGaacttggcctttttctGGTCGGCCTGTGTTTGCTTTTCCTTGGGCCGATAAAAGACTGCGCCTTGGAGGGAGAGCATGGCAATGATGCTGAGAGCTTCGTCAGAGCACTGGTGGTCCACAGCGGAGAgcagtaccttggcagaggcagGGTCCATGGGGAAGTCTGCCATTTTGCGACCAAGGCGCGTTAGCAGACCTTCGTCGTCAAGGGCACTGAGTGCGTAGAGCTCTTCCAGTGCCGTCAACATGGTGTTTACGGGCGGAGGGTCCATGAAGTCAAAGTGGAGGAGGTCGTTGATGCCCATGGCTTTTAGCATGAGAATCGTGTGTGAGAGGTTCTGCCGCTGGATTTCAGGAATGGTCGTGGGCAACATTTCGGATTGATACGCTGCTTCGGTATAGAGTCTGAAGCACTTTCCGGGGCCTGTTCGGCCGGCTCGGCCAGCTCTCTGATTTGCTTGGGCTTGAGATACTGGTGTAACGACCAGCGAATCCATGCCTAATTTGGGGTCGTAGGCGCTTTGCTTGACGAATCCAGGGTCGACAACGTAGTAAATCTCATCAATAGTAATGGATGTCTCGGCAATGTTTGTGGCAATGACGACTTTTCTAGTCCCCGGCGGCGCGGGATCAAAGATCTTGCTCTGCATCTCAGCAGGCAGACTGGCATAGACGGGCAGAATTAGAAGCTCTGGAACCGACGGTCCGAGAGCCTTCATCCGCTCATACAAAATTTCGCAGGCTGTGTCAATTTCCTCTTTTCCTGTCAGGAACAGTAGAATATCGCCCTTTGGCTCAGTCAAGTGGATTTGCATGACTGTCACCAAGGCTGCATCCAGATAGTCAGATTCCGGTTCCCTTGAGTAGAGAATCTCTACCGGAAAGGTGCGACCAGGAATCGTGAAAATTGGACATTCATGAAAATATGACGAGAACTTGTCCGCATCAAGAGTTGCCGAGGTGACGATAATTTTGAGGTCTGGCCGGCGTAATACAGCCTTCTTAAGCAAGGCGAAAAGTACATCTGTTGCAATTGTACGTTCGTGCGCCTCGTCCAACATGATACACGAGTATCTCTTCAGGTCCGAGTCCATTAAGATTTCTCGCTGCAACATACCATCCGTCATGTACTTGATTCTTGTCGAGGGACTGGTACAGTCATCGAATCGAACCAGGTAGCCCACTTCTTCTCCCATGTTGCAGCCGACTTCTTCGGCAACACGCTTGGCAACTGACATGGCCGCGACTCTTCGGGGTTGTGTACAGCCAATGATGCCCTTGTCCGCAAAGCCTGCCTCTGCCAGGTACTGAGTGAGCTGAGTAGTCTTTCCCGAGCCAGTCTCCCCCACTACGATTAGAATCTGGTTCTCTTGCACAGCTTTGATAAGTTGGCTGCGGAAAGCGTACACAGGCAGGGACTCTCGCTGCTCCTTGATGCTGAGGTTGGTTCGCTTGCCTAGAGACTGGCCCTTGGGTATGACGGCCTTCTTCCACTCTGGAACATCCTCTGACTCGGCTTGCATCCTCGCGTTCCTCAAGTCACTAGCAAATGTCCGTTTGTCAGGGTCGGCCATGGGATCCTGCCACTGTGATGAGAGATTCTGGTTGgatttcttctccttggcggcggcatctgctTCTTGCTGCTTCAGCTCCTTTCGTTCCTTGGCAATGGAGGTGCCAGACATGGCGGCACGGTTCATCGAGCCATCAGGCGCCTTGACGACGCGGATAGGAGACAGTTCCAGAGACTGTTTGGTCTGGCCAACCAAAAATGGCGGTTCTTCTTCACGAACTTCGATGTCCACATCTTCTTCTAATGCCATCTCTCCATCGCCTTGGAGGGTAGCATTATAGTCCTCTTCCAAATCCGGGTAATCGGAGGCTTTAGCAACTCCCGACGCAATAAGCTGCCGAATTTCCCATCTTTCAGGGGACGTCATGCGCTTCTTATGCCGTCTAGGTGGACCAAGTACATCTCGTGGCATGGCCGATGTATCGTTGACAAAGCCATTCTTGACACCGCCTCCAAGAGCCTCCATATTGGCTCCTGTTGTCAGTCGCGCTTGCGGTTCCAGATCCATTCCGGTCTCTTGATCCACGTCCCTCATGGATAACCCGATTCTATTTCCTTCAACGCTGGTGACCTTGACCCACACATCCTGACCTTTGGATAATAGATCGGAAGGATGGTTCACCCGTTGTCCAGCGATTATTCTCGAGATATGCACCAGACCATCTACCTTTCCTCGGACGTGGTGTAAATTGACAAAGGCACCAAAGTCCCTTACACCAGTCACATGTCCCTGGTAAACCTTGTGCAGCTTTGGCGCATCGTCAATTTCAGGGTACGGCGCTTTACGCAACCGGTCATCGCTTTCGTCTTCATCGTGTCTTCTTCGGCCCCTTCTGTCGTTGCGCGACTCTTTGAACCCGTCTCTCCAGTCTTCGTCACCTCTGTCTTGTGACTTGGATCGTGACCTGAATCGTTCTCTTGTGCGCCGGTTGCGCGAGCGTGATCTGTCCCGCCGTCTCCTCCGTGACTCCTTGCCATCGTACTCGGGACTTCTGCTGCGCTTTCTCGAcgccttttctttttttgctttgcCTTCTAAACCTTCTAGCAATGCAAGGGTGTCATCTATCGCATCTGCGCCACTATCATATGCGACCGCTTTGTCTGCCAGTGCGAGACCACTAAAGaccttttctttctcctcAAGTGTTCGAGAGTGGTGTTCCTCTCCGTTGATTTGATCGCCGTTTCCTTTGAACTTTGGATGCATAGCAAGCACCAGGCGATCCAGACTGTCCACCAGACTGGGCGGGAAATCCGCACCAATCTTGTCGAGTCTCTTGCGGAAGTCATCGGTGCTGGAGCTTTCGAGGCGTTGCGAGATGAGAAACTCGGCAAGAGTCTTGTCGCTGATGCCGATGTGATTCTGTAGTTCGGATGTGACCTTTGATACGAGCGATAGTAGCTCGAGGTTCAGCAGGTCATCCATGGCAGGTGAAGGATGTTGTCCTGCGCGAGCATTTGAAGGGGACAAGTTGGAATTTCAGAGTGAGTCGCCGTATAGGACTAAACCAGAAAAAATGATGGATCCTCCAGTGACGGCGCCGGATAAAGGCCGGAGTTCTGGCTACTAAGTAGGTGGCGCACtgtaaccctaaccctgtAATTCGGCCAACCACCTTGTAGAGTCCTTCAGCTTCGGAGTTTGCAGTGTAGAATGTGGTCATTCCTGGTACTGGTGACATTTGATCTCCTGTGGAGTTCCTTTCCAAAATTCACGCAGCTCGTTTGCGATTTAGCGGATATTCAGAGAGGTAGGGAGTAGTGTGGTGGGAAAACTAAATAATGCGCTGCCATCTCGCAGACGTTCAAAGTTGATACGGTCGGGCAAAAATGCTCCAGCATGGATTCAGCATTTCAGACGGATGAGCATTTGGTAAACATCGATGGTGGGCTCTAACGGATCCAGCATGTTCAACGGCGACTaagatgaagttgatggAGTAGGGCCTGGTCTTCTTGTCTTGCCGCCAGGATAACTGTAGTGGTATTGTCGGAGCGGAAGGGAGgacgtgaattgctcggcgggctcactctttttgctaggtgcgcttatCCCCCTATTATTTAGTGTATTTAAACTTGACTCTTTAATATCccttaatatatttaagtaatttataataaaatattttacttacctaggtactaatttcttataaagtatacactaatatattataatataaagcctgATAGCCAGGTATCTGGTAgggcgtgagcgcacctagcaaaaagaagaagcccgctGAACAATTCACAACCAGACTGTTTCCAAAGGTCGATTGGGCATGGATTTGCATGTTGTGGGAGCATGGAGGTTCCCTACGTAAGCCCCCAAATTCTATTCATTGTATTAGCAttttaagctagtatttTTGTTTCTTTATTTTTGGATTAGGTTATGTCGACGAGGCAGGTTTCGGCGCCACAGTAGATTGACTCAACATTATGTTTGGCTGTCACAGTAACACACATTGCAAAATTGAGCTACCACGTATCTGGGGGCTGGCTCAttggaagaaaaagaggacaaggaaaaaaattAATTCACCGTCATCTCTTCAAGCACGCGTCCAACCCACAGCAACGTCATCCTCGCATGCGCTGAAAGAATGGCTGCCTAGCCAGGTACCTATCAAGTGGCAACAGTGAATCAGTCTTGAACCTTGCCTCCAGTCAAGGCGACATTGAACCCACCGAGTCACCCAGGCAGTTCGTGTACTGTACCATGCCATGCATCTCATGCGTAGAAAATGCGGGGTTCTCTCCCGTGTCATCCAATCAAGCAGCGTGGGTGCCACCAGTGCACACGCAAGCCCACCTGCATTGCCCCTCCTTGCAGCAACAGCCTGAACACTGGCAGCCGTTTTCGAGGCTCGTGACGTTTTTGGCTACCCGCCGTATAAGCTGTGTCCCACCttttgtcgtcgtcaacaCCCGATCTCACCTGATATTTTCAACTCAATCTCTCCCGATCCAACCTTGCGCTCTGTATCCCACGGCTACTTCCAACCATCGCAGAATCCATCTTCCAAGTATCGCATTGTCGATATTGTGTGACAATGTGCTCCGCCGACATCTTTCTCGCCTTGTTGGCCGTCCTTTTCCCTCCACTACCTGGTACGTCCACCATTATCCACCCCAAGCCTTGTCTTCTTCCGACGCACCCTCGCTGTAGCTCAACTCCGTAATGATATGAATCGCTAACATCAATACTCTGTAGTCTGGGTAAAATGCGGCATCTGCAGTGCCGACTCCATTATCAACATCCTCCTCTGCTGCCTTGGCTTCATCCCCGGCCTCATTCACGCATGGTACATCATCGCCAAGTACCCCGAACCGGCATACGAGTATGAGTCGCTGCCCCAAGAAGGCGGCCACATTACATATGTCTACGTCCAGACTCCGCATGGACCTCAATGCCGACCGCCCGCGCCGAATGGGGGAATGAACTACGGAACGCAGCAGAACGGGAGTAACAGaaaccagcagcagcagcagcagcagccgcagccacaAGGTTCGCAACAGCCGCGGGCCCAGACCGGTGCCGCTTCTGCAGAGAGCGCTCCGAATCAGCAGGGTGGTGTGCCTCCCAGTTATGCAGAGGTTGTTGCTGGTGACCACAAGGTTCAGAGCCAAGATTAAGACGTGACCTCTTTCAGAGACGGGAATTCAAGAGTATGGGCGTGGAAGGAGACTGGGAATTGGTGTTGTGGCTTGACAAACGTTACCATGAGCTAGTCTGCGATTTGAAACAGTGCCGGCACTTTTAGGAGCTCATTGGGAGTCTTATAGAACCATTCGCTTTAACTGGTTATGGAGTACTGGGCCTGATCATATCTGTATATTTACTGTTTTAATAGCGTACCAACCGTTTTCTGCTCATTTATCAGGGACGCCGGTGAAATTTTACCCGAACCTCCTTTCCCCTTTCCCGAAAAGCCTCAAAATGGCTACTCTGAGCCGTCGTCTGCGCTCTCCACAACCTGCTTTCTTTACTCAGTAGACTGCCCTTCTTCTGTGCCTGTATCATGCACTGACGGTGCTGGTCGATCGTCATCACGAGGTTGTTTGTAATGCCTCATCATTTGCTGAGGCAAAAATGTGTAGAAAGATGGCACAATCTGGTGTATAGTCTTGATGAACCGGATCCCGGTATTCAACTCAACGAGGGTGAtgtccatcttcatcttgggcATAACATTTGTGAGCAGCGACCTTTCGAGGTAGACCCATATATTGGCGTCCTGGGGCGAGATATGCATGCTTGGTGTCTCCCACTCATCCTCGATGATTGCAGGTTTGAAGAAGACTTTTCCCACGGGTGAAACGCCGCAGTCGCTGCCTTCAATTAGAAGAGAAGCAAACTTGTCCAAAGTGAGTGAGCAGGGTCCTTCAACACGAGTAACTTCCAGGGTGTAGGTGCACTCTTTGGACGCCTCAACGCGGTCTTGATGGAACTCGTCCAGGGTGAGATCCTCGTCGCACAATGCGCAGACAGCAAGAAATACCGTCTTGGGATCATACCAAGAAGGCTTGGAGAATGAAAGAAACGACCAATCCCCGACGGCCACCGAGGAGAACAACTCCGTAGCGGCCAGATTGAAGTACCCAGGCAATTCAGCTGTTAGTTGATTCAGAGCCGGCCACTCTTGCCGCGCTTGATTGCAAACTTGCAAAGCGGACTCAATGTTGTCTTTGTACTCGGGACAGACTTCGTGTAGGAGGACGTATCGCAGAAAGTTCTCCACGAGGCTAATAAGAGATTCAGTCTTCTTTGGCTCGAAGCCAGTTAATTGGCCTAGCGATGTAGAAAATAGGCCAGCTGCCACACCAGCAAAGTCGACAGACCAGTGCTCGTCGTCCCCATTATAGAACCGATCGTCAGCTCCGCAGGCGCCATTCACCGTGTCGGTAACTGTTGCCTCGCGGCGTTGTGCAGGCGTGAGGTCTTTCAAGTCACTGGTATCGAGTCCAGAGAAAGCATTACCACTGGTGTCAATACCGCCAAGGAAGAGATATTCGTCGAAATAGCGAATTTGGTCTCCCTGTATGCGTCGCCGTGCCCGGAAACGACGAATACAAGACTGAATCCGTCTATTTCGTCGTTGTTAATATAATGAGAACCACAATGTGAATGGAGGGACATACTCTTCGAAAGGAAGACAACTAAAGAAACATCCACGAGCGTTAGCAAAGAAAAATCCAGATAACTCTCTTGGGATTCTGAGCCCATACGTACTCGGCGTATATTTCGAGTTTTTCTTCAGCTGCTTCATCTGGGGTCATTGGCGGATCGGCAAAGTACTCTGACGGACGGTTAATCATCTACCCAGACGAagcgagaagaagccatTAGCCTATAACGTACCCTCAAAACCTGTTCCACGATTTCGTGGTAATGCAGTTGGACCTCGCTGGGCGGTAGACTTGTTGCCCCTGGACTTcccctttttcttcttcactgACGCCGCTTGATGACCCGGGTTCATCGAAATTGTGTCGTCTTGATCGTGAATCTGCTGACTGTCGGAATCCCCTCTATTGTAGTGACTATCTGCTTGGTCAGTCACGCCGGTGGCATCACTGATCAGAGGCCCTTCATCAACCTGGGGCGACATGTTGTCAAGAAATCTCGGGAGTTTTTGGACAACAATCACCCATGGAAGATCAAGATGCAGAGGAAGTGAATTAGCACGTCAGAGCATTCAAAGACCGACAAAATGATTGCCAGCTGTTGCCGGACCGTTCCAACTAGCGGCAAGAGGACTCAACCAGAGGGCAAAGCTGCGCACAAGGCATCCACCCGG from Metarhizium brunneum chromosome 2, complete sequence includes these protein-coding regions:
- the prp22 gene encoding Pre-mRNA-splicing factor ATP-dependent RNA helicase prp22; translation: MDDLLNLELLSLVSKVTSELQNHIGISDKTLAEFLISQRLESSSTDDFRKRLDKIGADFPPSLVDSLDRLVLAMHPKFKGNGDQINGEEHHSRTLEEKEKVFSGLALADKAVAYDSGADAIDDTLALLEGLEGKAKKEKASRKRSRSPEYDGKESRRRRRDRSRSRNRRTRERFRSRSKSQDRGDEDWRDGFKESRNDRRGRRRHDEDESDDRLRKAPYPEIDDAPKLHKVYQGHVTGVRDFGAFVNLHHVRGKVDGLVHISRIIAGQRVNHPSDLLSKGQDVWVKVTSVEGNRIGLSMRDVDQETGMDLEPQARLTTGANMEALGGGVKNGFVNDTSAMPRDVLGPPRRHKKRMTSPERWEIRQLIASGVAKASDYPDLEEDYNATLQGDGEMALEEDVDIEVREEEPPFLVGQTKQSLELSPIRVVKAPDGSMNRAAMSGTSIAKERKELKQQEADAAAKEKKSNQNLSSQWQDPMADPDKRTFASDLRNARMQAESEDVPEWKKAVIPKGQSLGKRTNLSIKEQRESLPVYAFRSQLIKAVQENQILIVVGETGSGKTTQLTQYLAEAGFADKGIIGCTQPRRVAAMSVAKRVAEEVGCNMGEEVGYLVRFDDCTSPSTRIKYMTDGMLQREILMDSDLKRYSCIMLDEAHERTIATDVLFALLKKAVLRRPDLKIIVTSATLDADKFSSYFHECPIFTIPGRTFPVEILYSREPESDYLDAALVTVMQIHLTEPKGDILLFLTGKEEIDTACEILYERMKALGPSVPELLILPVYASLPAEMQSKIFDPAPPGTRKVVIATNIAETSITIDEIYYVVDPGFVKQSAYDPKLGMDSLVVTPVSQAQANQRAGRAGRTGPGKCFRLYTEAAYQSEMLPTTIPEIQRQNLSHTILMLKAMGINDLLHFDFMDPPPVNTMLTALEELYALSALDDEGLLTRLGRKMADFPMDPASAKVLLSAVDHQCSDEALSIIAMLSLQGAVFYRPKEKQTQADQKKAKFHDPHGDHLTFLNVYNSWKQNAYSNPWCFENFIQARSMRRAKDVRDQLVKIMERYKHPIVSCGRNTDKVRRAMCSGFFRNAARKDPQEGYKTLTEGTPVYLHPSSALFGKQAEWVIYHDLVLTTKEYMHCTSSIEPKWLVEAAPTFFKVAPSDRLSKRKQAERIQPLYNKFAGEDDWRLSAQRRGGRGGGGGTWG
- the pmp3_1 gene encoding Plasma membrane proteolipid 3, producing the protein MCSADIFLALLAVLFPPLPVWVKCGICSADSIINILLCCLGFIPGLIHAWYIIAKYPEPAYEYESLPQEGGHITYVYVQTPHGPQCRPPAPNGGMNYGTQQNGSNRNQQQQQQQPQPQGSQQPRAQTGAASAESAPNQQGGVPPSYAEVVAGDHKVQSQD
- the arb1 gene encoding Argonaute-binding protein 1, with product MSPQVDEGPLISDATGVTDQADSHYNRGDSDSQQIHDQDDTISMNPGHQAASVKKKKGKSRGNKSTAQRGPTALPRNRGTGFEEYFADPPMTPDEAAEEKLEIYADCLPFEERIQSCIRRFRARRRIQGDQIRYFDEYLFLGGIDTSGNAFSGLDTSDLKDLTPAQRREATVTDTVNGACGADDRFYNGDDEHWSVDFAGVAAGLFSTSLGQLTGFEPKKTESLISLVENFLRYVLLHEVCPEYKDNIESALQVCNQARQEWPALNQLTAELPGYFNLAATELFSSVAVGDWSFLSFSKPSWYDPKTVFLAVCALCDEDLTLDEFHQDRVEASKECTYTLEVTRVEGPCSLTLDKFASLLIEGSDCGVSPVGKVFFKPAIIEDEWETPSMHISPQDANIWVYLERSLLTNVMPKMKMDITLVELNTGIRFIKTIHQIVPSFYTFLPQQMMRHYKQPRDDDRPAPSVHDTGTEEGQSTE